In Aureibaculum algae, the following are encoded in one genomic region:
- a CDS encoding potassium channel family protein codes for MNIFKPKLYIALLLFIGVICVGVFGYMYFSDDTFINALYMTIITITTVGFGEVHPLSQSERLFTIFLILMSVLTLGYAASVITQYIASGEFLKNIKTKKVQKTIDKLSGHTIVCGYGRNGKQATVKLIKYKKPFVIIENNEERILEIEEQNLLYIKGDATIDDFLVKAAIDKASSLITALPSDANNLYVVLSARQLNKELTIVSRASNDSSDAKLRIAGANNVIMPDKLGGEHMASLLVTPDIVEFVDKLAADSENATHLEEIVVDNLPKEFLLKSIRDLDLRKKTGCSVIGFKTPDHEYVINPDAETKLVIDSKLIVLGSAKQIQKLNKLF; via the coding sequence ATGAACATTTTTAAACCTAAATTATATATAGCTCTTTTATTATTTATTGGGGTAATTTGTGTCGGTGTCTTTGGTTACATGTATTTTTCAGATGATACCTTTATCAATGCCCTTTACATGACTATCATAACCATAACGACTGTTGGTTTTGGTGAAGTTCATCCTTTGAGTCAATCAGAAAGATTATTTACAATTTTTCTGATTTTAATGAGTGTATTAACGTTGGGTTACGCAGCGTCTGTAATAACTCAATATATTGCTAGTGGAGAATTCCTTAAAAACATAAAAACTAAAAAGGTGCAGAAAACAATTGATAAGCTAAGCGGTCATACCATTGTTTGTGGCTATGGTAGAAATGGTAAGCAGGCAACTGTTAAATTAATTAAATATAAAAAGCCATTTGTTATTATTGAAAATAACGAAGAACGAATTTTAGAAATTGAAGAACAAAATTTACTATATATTAAAGGAGATGCAACTATTGATGATTTTTTGGTAAAGGCAGCGATTGATAAAGCCTCAAGTTTAATTACTGCATTGCCTTCAGATGCTAATAATCTTTATGTAGTTTTATCAGCGAGGCAATTAAACAAAGAATTGACTATTGTTAGTAGAGCATCAAATGATTCCTCTGATGCAAAATTGCGAATTGCTGGTGCTAATAATGTAATTATGCCAGATAAATTAGGTGGAGAGCACATGGCTTCCTTATTAGTTACGCCTGATATTGTTGAATTTGTAGATAAACTGGCGGCTGATTCTGAAAACGCTACACATCTTGAGGAAATTGTTGTAGATAATCTGCCAAAGGAATTTCTACTAAAGTCAATCCGAGATTTAGATTTACGAAAAAAAACGGGTTGCTCTGTTATAGGCTTTAAAACGCCAGATCATGAATATGTAATTAATCCAGATGCCGAAACTAAACTGGTAATAGATTCTAAATTGATTGTATTAGGAAGTGCAAAACAAATTCAAAAATTAAATAAATTATTTTAA
- a CDS encoding PspC domain-containing protein, translating into MKIVQSLRYFFEKRGFEVSSRLADKMGMRVTNVRLFFIYISFITLGFWFGIYLTLAFLLKLKDMVYTKRSSVFDL; encoded by the coding sequence ATGAAAATAGTCCAATCGTTGCGATATTTTTTTGAAAAAAGAGGTTTTGAAGTTTCTTCAAGGTTGGCTGATAAAATGGGAATGAGAGTAACCAACGTAAGGTTATTTTTCATCTATATATCTTTTATAACACTAGGCTTTTGGTTTGGAATTTATTTGACCTTGGCATTTTTATTGAAATTAAAGGATATGGTTTATACGAAACGCAGTTCAGTTTTTGATCTTTAG
- the uvrA gene encoding excinuclease ABC subunit UvrA, translating to MSENYIDVQGARVHNLKNIDVKIPREKLVVITGLSGSGKSSLAFDTIYAEGQRRYIETFSAYARQFLGGLERPDVDKIDGLSPVIAIEQKTTSKSPRSTVGTITEVYDFLRLLFARAADAYSYNSGEKMVSYSDEQIIDLILTDFDSKKVNILAPVIKSRKGHYRELFEQISKQGFVKVRVDGQVIDIEKGMRLDRYKTHDIEIVIDRLLVEKKQQKRVEETIKTAMYHGDDTILVLDVETNKTRYFSRSLMCPTSGISYPKPEPNSFSFNSPKGACDNCNGLGTVNEVNIDKIIPDPEVSIANGGIAPINEQKSKWILKQIELIAERYQFKLTTPINKIPKEGLDVILYGGKEKFEVLSKEMGITRSYSIDFEGIVNFIKYQFDETSSVSIKRWASTYMDENNCSVCGGSRLKVESLHFKIQGKNIADLADMDIVQLADWFKKVKNKLSKKQTAIASEIIKEIETRIQFLLDVGLDYLALNRSSKTLSGGEAQRIRLATQIGSQLVGVLYILDEPSIGLHQRDNHRLIDSLQKLRDIGNSVLVVEHDKDMIEQADYVIDIGPKAGKFGGEIISSSTPKELLKSHTLTADYINGTKKIEIPNKRRIGNGKVLILKGATGNNLKNVTVTLPLGKMICVTGVSGSGKSTLINETLYPILNQHIYRGVKVPMPYKSITGLEHVDKIIDINQSPIGRTPRSNPATYTGVFSEIRNLFAKTPEALIRGYKPGRFSFNVKEGRCETCEGGGVRVIEMNFLPDVYVECETCMGKRFDRETLEIRYKGKSISDVLNMTIDESVKFFEHIPKIHRKVKTIKDVGLGYITLGQQSTTLSGGEAQRIKLATELSKKDTGNTFYILDEPTTGLHFEDIDVLMKVLNKLTDKGNTVLIIEHNLDVVKLADYIIDIGPEGGKNGGNVLCTGTPEEIIKVETSYTAQFLKKELH from the coding sequence ATGTCTGAAAACTATATAGATGTTCAAGGGGCAAGAGTCCATAATTTAAAGAACATTGATGTTAAAATACCTAGAGAGAAACTTGTTGTTATTACTGGCTTAAGTGGTAGTGGAAAATCGTCATTGGCTTTTGACACTATTTATGCGGAAGGACAAAGAAGGTATATTGAAACTTTTTCAGCTTATGCCCGACAGTTCTTAGGAGGATTAGAACGACCTGATGTTGACAAAATTGATGGTTTATCTCCAGTAATTGCTATTGAGCAAAAAACTACGAGTAAAAGTCCGCGATCTACAGTAGGCACAATTACGGAAGTTTACGATTTTTTAAGGTTATTATTTGCCCGAGCAGCTGATGCTTATTCTTACAACAGTGGTGAAAAGATGGTCAGCTATTCAGATGAACAAATTATTGATTTGATTTTAACTGATTTCGATTCTAAAAAGGTAAATATATTAGCTCCTGTTATTAAATCCCGAAAGGGACATTATCGTGAACTTTTTGAGCAAATTTCGAAACAAGGATTTGTTAAAGTTCGTGTAGATGGTCAAGTTATAGATATTGAAAAAGGGATGCGTTTAGATCGTTATAAAACGCACGATATAGAAATAGTTATTGATAGGTTATTGGTTGAAAAAAAGCAACAAAAAAGAGTTGAAGAAACTATTAAGACTGCAATGTACCATGGTGATGATACTATTTTAGTTTTAGACGTTGAGACCAATAAAACTAGATATTTTAGTAGAAGTTTAATGTGTCCTACATCGGGTATCTCCTACCCTAAGCCTGAGCCCAACTCATTTTCGTTTAATTCACCAAAGGGTGCTTGCGATAATTGTAATGGTTTAGGAACTGTAAATGAAGTTAATATTGACAAAATAATTCCTGACCCAGAAGTTTCAATTGCCAATGGTGGTATTGCACCAATCAATGAGCAAAAGAGTAAATGGATTTTAAAACAAATTGAACTTATTGCAGAAAGGTATCAGTTCAAATTAACTACACCAATTAATAAAATACCTAAAGAAGGGTTAGATGTTATATTATATGGTGGTAAAGAAAAATTTGAAGTATTATCTAAAGAAATGGGCATAACAAGATCTTACTCTATTGATTTTGAGGGAATTGTCAATTTTATAAAATACCAATTTGATGAAACGAGTTCAGTTTCAATTAAGCGTTGGGCATCTACCTATATGGATGAGAATAACTGCTCTGTTTGCGGTGGTTCTCGTTTAAAAGTAGAATCGTTACATTTTAAAATTCAAGGGAAAAACATTGCTGATTTAGCAGACATGGATATTGTTCAATTGGCAGATTGGTTTAAAAAAGTTAAAAATAAACTTAGTAAAAAACAAACAGCAATTGCTTCTGAAATCATAAAAGAAATTGAAACTAGAATTCAATTTTTATTAGATGTAGGCTTAGATTATTTAGCATTGAATAGAAGTTCAAAAACCTTATCAGGAGGTGAAGCACAAAGGATCAGATTAGCAACCCAAATTGGATCTCAACTTGTTGGTGTATTATACATTTTAGATGAGCCAAGTATCGGATTGCACCAAAGAGACAATCATAGACTTATAGATTCTCTTCAAAAATTGAGAGACATTGGAAATTCTGTTTTGGTTGTTGAACATGACAAAGATATGATTGAGCAAGCTGATTATGTAATTGATATTGGTCCCAAAGCAGGAAAGTTTGGTGGTGAGATTATCAGTAGTTCTACTCCAAAAGAATTATTGAAAAGCCATACCTTAACAGCTGATTATATAAATGGTACTAAAAAAATTGAGATTCCTAATAAAAGAAGAATCGGAAACGGTAAAGTTCTTATTTTAAAAGGAGCTACAGGAAATAATTTAAAAAATGTAACGGTTACTTTACCATTAGGTAAAATGATTTGTGTTACAGGAGTGTCTGGAAGTGGAAAGTCAACTTTAATTAATGAAACGTTATATCCTATTTTAAACCAACATATATATAGAGGTGTTAAAGTACCAATGCCTTACAAAAGTATTACAGGATTAGAACATGTTGATAAAATCATAGACATTAATCAATCTCCTATTGGTAGAACCCCAAGGTCAAATCCTGCCACATACACAGGTGTTTTCAGTGAAATACGTAATCTTTTTGCTAAAACTCCCGAGGCTCTTATTAGAGGTTACAAACCTGGAAGGTTTTCTTTTAATGTAAAAGAAGGTAGATGTGAAACTTGTGAAGGTGGTGGTGTACGCGTTATTGAAATGAATTTTTTACCTGATGTTTATGTGGAATGCGAAACATGTATGGGTAAACGTTTTGATAGAGAAACGTTAGAAATACGTTATAAGGGGAAATCAATTTCTGATGTTCTTAATATGACCATTGATGAAAGTGTCAAGTTTTTTGAACACATTCCAAAAATACATAGAAAGGTTAAAACCATAAAAGATGTTGGTTTAGGCTACATAACTTTAGGGCAACAATCTACTACCCTTTCAGGTGGAGAGGCACAACGCATTAAATTAGCCACTGAACTTTCGAAAAAGGATACCGGAAATACTTTTTATATTTTAGATGAACCTACAACTGGTTTACATTTTGAAGATATTGATGTTTTAATGAAAGTGTTAAACAAGTTGACTGATAAAGGTAATACCGTTTTAATTATAGAACACAACTTAGATGTTGTAAAATTGGCCGATTATATTATAGATATTGGCCCTGAAGGTGGGAAAAATGGTGGTAATGTTTTATGTACTGGAACACCTGAGGAAATCATCAAAG